The following coding sequences lie in one Pontibacter sp. G13 genomic window:
- a CDS encoding PKD domain-containing protein, whose translation MHNPLNTLWKEKANSNLRWSNRSVLVITFCLSVLIPIQSIAQQVITVAGRLELAGDIDGDPLNGAMFSNPHGIACDKFGRVYIADRWNHKIRVLDTRRDTVYTLAGNGTIGREDGPGSVARFYSPWGIACDSVGNVYVADTKNYLIRKIDTLGIVSTVAGTGSFGVANGPSSVARFADPTGITVTPDGTVYVCDHLAHTIRRISTSGNVSTIAGTAFLEGDDDGTGSQARFYRPYGIELDHDGSILVADEWNHKIRRVQPDGTTTTVAGSGFIGSQDGDSLVADFNFPWDLVALPDGGIYVMDGYNHTMRQIQNGVVTTFIGEPGTQGGTDGYGVDASFSGATALCYSVPDEAIYVGDAFNNLIRKVTFVPAVILEADSISEGDSICLGEHVRFFASPDTFDQYEFVVNGESKATSSSRQFSWIFEESGIQAVVVKAYKGAVLSSESNPFRFIVNPGVDAGFTHTQQTVPTGVQVFFSPNYPFASAYEWDFGDPLSGAANSSFTPNPLHVYETFGSFSVTLTTTSHLGCLQSKTQTISVSPLRITTEPELQMTGDTICTATEVSFLAAEGAGLFSQYRWIVNGDTIQRGSDSTWTTQWDSVGCYNISVIGSGNDGDATTTPFELCVVPQPIAAFSHQQTELPSGMHEVQFINESENASTYFWDFGDSNLAAQDTSSEFNPEYIYESNASFQARLIAFSEHGCADTTYETLRLGNLDWHVENQAGTILNSGDSICVGDELTLVADSAGFDSYSFFQDGFLLQRSPDSFFVINFPTVGTFEFEVRGETSTGDTLFGRIFQVVAIPNPEATFSTDETMLANGSLQVDFSAVGALSWNYLWDFGDPASGLLNTGSGTFVSHTYEAYGAYTVILIAQASARCQDTLMQVDAVQHQAEQANLFIPSAFSPNNDGENDVLRVRGNNIDRLDFRVYNEWGQMIFRSENPAIGWDGTFEGSAVATDSYLYVATITLFDGSRHTLTGITTLLR comes from the coding sequence ATGCACAATCCATTGAATACGCTTTGGAAGGAAAAGGCAAACTCCAATCTCAGGTGGAGTAACCGCTCAGTTCTTGTAATCACATTCTGTCTGTCCGTTTTGATTCCAATTCAGTCAATTGCTCAACAAGTTATTACGGTTGCGGGAAGACTCGAATTGGCAGGAGATATTGATGGAGATCCGCTCAATGGAGCTATGTTCAGTAATCCTCATGGGATTGCTTGCGATAAATTTGGCCGAGTCTACATTGCCGATAGATGGAACCACAAAATCAGGGTGCTGGATACGCGCCGGGATACTGTCTATACGCTTGCTGGAAATGGGACCATTGGAAGAGAGGATGGCCCAGGTTCAGTTGCAAGATTTTATTCCCCGTGGGGGATCGCCTGTGATTCTGTAGGAAATGTCTATGTGGCGGATACCAAAAACTATTTGATCCGGAAAATCGATACTCTGGGGATCGTTTCTACGGTTGCAGGGACTGGATCCTTTGGGGTGGCCAACGGGCCTTCCAGTGTGGCTCGTTTTGCTGACCCTACGGGAATTACCGTTACCCCCGATGGTACGGTGTATGTGTGTGATCATTTGGCTCATACAATCCGAAGAATTTCCACCAGCGGCAATGTTTCCACGATAGCGGGAACGGCATTTCTGGAGGGAGATGATGATGGAACAGGAAGTCAAGCGCGGTTCTATCGACCTTATGGCATCGAGTTGGATCACGACGGTTCCATTTTGGTAGCAGACGAATGGAACCACAAGATTCGCAGGGTGCAACCTGACGGGACGACTACCACGGTTGCGGGTTCAGGATTCATCGGGAGTCAAGATGGTGATTCTCTAGTAGCAGACTTTAATTTTCCGTGGGATCTCGTGGCGCTTCCTGATGGAGGGATCTATGTCATGGATGGATATAATCATACCATGCGCCAAATCCAGAATGGGGTGGTAACCACTTTTATCGGGGAGCCCGGTACCCAAGGGGGAACGGATGGATACGGCGTGGATGCATCATTTAGCGGGGCGACGGCATTATGCTACTCAGTCCCCGATGAGGCAATTTACGTAGGGGATGCCTTTAACAATTTGATCAGGAAGGTGACTTTCGTTCCCGCAGTAATTCTGGAGGCCGATTCCATTTCCGAAGGCGATTCGATATGCCTAGGTGAACATGTTCGGTTTTTTGCGTCTCCTGATACATTTGATCAATATGAATTTGTGGTCAATGGAGAATCGAAGGCGACCTCAAGTTCCCGACAGTTTAGCTGGATATTTGAAGAGTCGGGGATTCAAGCAGTAGTAGTCAAGGCGTATAAGGGAGCGGTCTTGTCCTCCGAATCAAATCCTTTTCGTTTTATCGTCAACCCTGGAGTGGATGCAGGCTTTACCCACACCCAACAAACCGTTCCAACAGGTGTCCAAGTGTTCTTTTCCCCCAATTATCCATTCGCCAGTGCCTATGAATGGGATTTCGGGGACCCACTTTCCGGAGCCGCCAATTCCTCTTTCACCCCCAACCCTCTGCATGTCTATGAAACATTTGGATCCTTCTCGGTGACCTTGACCACAACCTCACATCTAGGATGCTTACAGAGCAAAACACAAACCATATCCGTGTCCCCTTTGCGGATCACGACTGAGCCAGAACTGCAAATGACAGGAGATACCATCTGCACCGCTACCGAAGTGTCATTCCTTGCGGCAGAAGGGGCAGGGCTTTTTTCGCAATACCGTTGGATTGTAAATGGGGATACCATACAGCGCGGATCTGACTCCACTTGGACTACTCAATGGGATTCCGTCGGTTGTTACAACATATCAGTAATCGGATCTGGAAATGATGGAGATGCGACTACTACTCCATTTGAACTATGTGTAGTACCTCAGCCTATTGCAGCATTTTCCCACCAGCAGACAGAGTTGCCAAGCGGTATGCATGAGGTCCAATTCATCAATGAATCCGAAAACGCGAGTACCTATTTTTGGGATTTTGGTGATTCTAATCTGGCTGCTCAGGACACTTCCTCCGAATTCAACCCTGAGTATATCTACGAATCCAATGCCTCCTTTCAGGCCAGGTTGATCGCTTTCTCAGAACATGGATGCGCAGACACCACTTATGAAACCCTGAGGTTGGGGAATTTGGATTGGCATGTCGAGAATCAGGCTGGGACTATCTTGAATTCTGGCGATTCCATTTGTGTAGGGGACGAATTGACGCTCGTAGCGGACTCCGCTGGTTTTGATTCCTATTCCTTCTTCCAAGATGGTTTCCTGCTCCAAAGGTCTCCAGATAGCTTCTTCGTTATCAATTTTCCTACAGTTGGCACCTTTGAGTTTGAGGTGAGAGGGGAAACCTCGACTGGAGATACCCTATTCGGGCGCATCTTTCAGGTTGTTGCCATTCCCAACCCGGAAGCCACCTTCTCTACAGATGAGACCATGCTTGCCAATGGCAGTCTCCAAGTGGATTTTTCTGCTGTAGGAGCCTTGTCATGGAACTATCTGTGGGATTTTGGTGATCCAGCCTCCGGCCTATTGAATACAGGTTCAGGAACCTTCGTTTCTCACACCTACGAAGCTTATGGCGCTTATACGGTTATCCTCATTGCCCAAGCGAGTGCTCGCTGTCAGGACACATTGATGCAAGTGGATGCGGTCCAGCATCAGGCAGAGCAAGCAAACCTCTTCATCCCCTCAGCCTTTTCCCCCAACAATGACGGAGAAAACGATGTGCTTAGGGTCAGGGGAAACAACATCGATCGCCTTGATTTCAGGGTTTACAACGAATGGGGCCAGATGATTTTCAGGAGCGAAAATCCAGCGATCGGCTGGGATGGCACTTTTGAAGGAAGTGCGGTGGCGACAGATAGTTACCTCTATGTGGCCACGATCACCCTTTTTGACGGTTCTAGACATACTTTGACTGGCATTACAACCCTCTTGCGATGA
- a CDS encoding DUF1972 domain-containing protein: MHHTARVSVIGVVGVPARYGGFETLAHHFVLNLADRYQITVFNSQKVYKPEERMENWEGAQMEYLPLEANGIQSIPYDIVAMMKSVRQSDVMVVLGVSGCLALPLFKMLFPNKVWVINIDGLEWRRPKWGTFAKKYLKFAERIAVRFADRIVADNEWIQHYVVDHYGRSQGLDLIAYGGDHVNRVEITPEDIVAYPFLAESYSMMVGRIEPENNIGMILEAFANMPDQPFALVGNWDSSAYGRSLKAQYSGYDNIHIIDYISDMRTLDLLRGNCRVYIHGHSAGGTNPALVEAMNLSRPVFAYDVNFNFATTEGKARYFATSGELIQLMNTVEQVTLTEISMDMKEIADRRYTWNQVSNQYAQSIEYALEGKGKLQSQVE, translated from the coding sequence ATGCATCATACTGCTCGGGTATCGGTAATAGGGGTAGTCGGGGTTCCCGCCCGATATGGAGGATTCGAAACGCTTGCCCATCATTTTGTACTCAATCTGGCTGATCGATATCAGATTACGGTCTTCAATTCTCAGAAGGTATACAAGCCTGAGGAGCGAATGGAGAACTGGGAAGGTGCCCAAATGGAGTATCTTCCCTTGGAGGCCAATGGCATCCAAAGTATCCCATATGACATCGTCGCGATGATGAAATCTGTGAGGCAGTCAGATGTGATGGTGGTCTTGGGGGTTTCTGGGTGTTTGGCGCTTCCACTTTTCAAAATGCTGTTTCCCAACAAGGTTTGGGTGATCAATATTGATGGGTTGGAGTGGCGCCGTCCCAAGTGGGGAACATTTGCCAAGAAATATCTCAAGTTCGCCGAACGCATTGCGGTTCGTTTCGCGGATCGAATCGTTGCGGACAATGAATGGATCCAGCACTATGTCGTAGATCACTATGGCCGTTCTCAAGGCCTTGATCTCATCGCGTATGGCGGAGATCATGTCAATCGTGTGGAAATTACTCCAGAAGATATTGTGGCTTACCCATTCTTGGCAGAATCCTATTCGATGATGGTAGGGAGGATTGAACCCGAGAACAATATCGGGATGATTCTGGAGGCATTTGCCAATATGCCTGATCAGCCTTTTGCACTGGTCGGAAACTGGGATAGTAGTGCTTATGGTCGCTCCCTCAAGGCGCAGTACTCTGGGTACGACAACATCCATATCATCGACTACATTTCAGACATGCGGACACTCGATCTCCTTCGGGGAAATTGTCGGGTGTATATCCATGGGCATTCTGCAGGAGGCACAAATCCTGCACTTGTCGAAGCCATGAATCTTTCTCGTCCTGTTTTCGCCTATGATGTGAATTTCAACTTTGCGACAACGGAGGGTAAGGCTCGGTATTTCGCTACTTCAGGGGAATTGATCCAGCTCATGAACACCGTGGAACAGGTCACTTTAACCGAGATCTCCATGGATATGAAGGAAATTGCAGATCGCCGTTACACATGGAATCAAGTCAGCAACCAGTATGCACAATCCATTGAATACGCTTTGGAAGGAAAAGGCAAACTCCAATCTCAGGTGGAGTAA
- a CDS encoding CDGSH iron-sulfur domain-containing protein: MSDQPTIAQKQPYVMELEAGTYYWCSCGQSSKQPFCDGSHKGTSFTPIKTEIEETKKVALCGCKHSQKAPFCDGAHAKL; the protein is encoded by the coding sequence ATGTCCGATCAACCCACTATTGCCCAAAAGCAACCTTACGTAATGGAACTAGAGGCTGGCACCTACTACTGGTGTTCTTGTGGCCAAAGCAGCAAACAGCCTTTTTGCGACGGTTCACATAAAGGTACCTCCTTCACGCCGATCAAGACCGAAATTGAAGAGACCAAGAAGGTAGCACTATGTGGTTGCAAGCACTCCCAGAAAGCTCCTTTCTGTGATGGCGCACACGCCAAGCTGTAA
- a CDS encoding acetyl-CoA carboxylase carboxyltransferase subunit alpha, whose protein sequence is MMPNNIFDFEKPIVELESKLVEMRKIADENGVEMEAATADLESKIQDLKLNIYHNLSRWQRVQMSRHPERPYSLDYIHNITDEFVELFGDRNFRDDKAMIGGIGRIGNQSVMFIGQQKGRTTKERQYRNFGMPNPEGYRKALRLMKMAEKFQIPVVCLIDTPGAYPGLEAEERGQGEAIARNLLEMSVLRVPIICVVIGEGASGGALGIGIGDKVYMMENTWYSVISPESCSSILWRSWENKEQAAEALKLTAKDNLRLGIIDGIVNEPLGGAHRNPEDAFVSVKEQLLNDLNTFAEMDVDEMIAKRIDKFTQMGVVREEVEADVAELKEKELA, encoded by the coding sequence ATGATGCCGAATAACATTTTTGACTTCGAAAAGCCGATCGTAGAGCTGGAAAGCAAGCTCGTAGAGATGCGTAAGATTGCAGATGAAAATGGCGTAGAAATGGAAGCTGCGACGGCCGATCTCGAGTCCAAAATTCAGGATCTGAAACTCAATATTTACCACAATCTCTCCCGTTGGCAGCGTGTACAAATGTCCCGCCACCCTGAGAGACCATATTCCCTCGATTATATCCACAACATCACGGATGAATTTGTTGAACTCTTCGGAGATCGCAATTTCCGGGATGATAAGGCCATGATCGGTGGGATTGGAAGGATTGGTAACCAGTCAGTCATGTTCATTGGCCAACAAAAAGGCCGCACCACCAAGGAACGCCAGTATCGCAACTTTGGCATGCCAAATCCGGAGGGCTACCGGAAGGCGCTGAGATTGATGAAAATGGCGGAGAAATTCCAGATTCCAGTGGTTTGCTTGATTGATACGCCTGGTGCCTATCCCGGATTGGAAGCCGAAGAGCGTGGACAAGGCGAGGCTATTGCCCGAAACTTGTTGGAAATGTCAGTTCTCCGTGTGCCCATCATCTGTGTAGTCATCGGTGAGGGTGCTTCCGGTGGTGCTTTGGGAATTGGAATTGGAGACAAGGTATACATGATGGAGAACACTTGGTACTCGGTGATCTCACCTGAATCTTGTTCTTCTATCCTGTGGAGAAGTTGGGAAAATAAGGAGCAGGCCGCTGAAGCTTTGAAGCTGACTGCAAAAGATAATCTGCGATTGGGAATCATCGATGGAATCGTGAACGAGCCTCTCGGAGGTGCGCATCGAAATCCTGAAGATGCTTTCGTATCCGTCAAAGAGCAACTGCTCAACGACCTCAATACTTTCGCCGAAATGGATGTGGATGAAATGATCGCCAAGCGAATCGATAAATTCACCCAAATGGGCGTTGTACGTGAAGAGGTTGAGGCAGACGTTGCCGAACTCAAAGAAAAAGAATTGGCCTAA
- a CDS encoding citrate synthase, with protein MNETVEIKIGEESFKLPVIVGSYQEKGIDISKLRGMSGYVTLDTGFKNTGSTRSTITFIDGEKGILEHRGYRIEQLAENSSFLEIVYLLFHEKLPNTAELAEFEQAIKDHTGLPAQIRDVLNALPDDLHPMGMLSVMLNSLPGFMPESLDSWTDEAIRWKTIYTLLANMPVMAAYIYRRQKGLEYIDPDTSLGYVENFLNMTFGSADAKLVESLDTLLILHADHEQNCSASTARFVGSSHVNLFAAIGAANNALWGPLHGGANQKVLEMLEAIRQDGGDADKYIQKAKDKSDPFRLMGFGHRVYKNYDPRARVIKKYVDQVLDSLNLEDPVVDIAKGLEQAALNDEYFAQRKLFPNVDFYSGIIYRALGIPVNMFTVMFALGRLPGWIAQWKEMRENGEPIGRPRQIYTGETTRDYVELGQR; from the coding sequence CTGAACGAGACGGTTGAAATAAAGATTGGCGAGGAGTCATTTAAGCTTCCCGTTATCGTAGGATCCTATCAAGAAAAAGGCATTGACATTTCGAAGCTACGAGGAATGTCAGGATATGTCACGCTTGACACGGGATTCAAGAACACCGGTTCGACGCGCAGTACCATTACCTTTATCGACGGCGAAAAGGGAATCCTTGAGCACAGGGGTTACCGAATCGAGCAATTGGCCGAGAATTCCAGCTTCTTGGAAATCGTCTATTTGCTGTTTCACGAAAAGCTGCCCAACACCGCTGAGTTGGCAGAATTCGAGCAGGCGATCAAGGACCACACTGGTTTGCCAGCCCAAATCCGGGATGTGCTCAATGCCCTTCCAGACGATCTCCATCCAATGGGGATGTTGTCTGTCATGCTAAACAGCTTGCCAGGGTTCATGCCTGAATCCTTGGATTCTTGGACCGATGAGGCGATCCGTTGGAAGACGATCTACACCCTTTTGGCTAATATGCCTGTGATGGCTGCGTACATCTACCGCCGCCAAAAAGGGCTGGAGTATATCGATCCGGACACTAGCCTGGGATACGTTGAGAATTTCCTGAATATGACATTCGGGTCCGCCGATGCTAAGTTGGTGGAATCTTTGGATACGCTGTTGATCCTTCATGCTGATCACGAGCAGAACTGTTCCGCTTCTACCGCACGTTTTGTCGGATCTTCCCACGTAAACCTTTTCGCTGCCATTGGCGCTGCGAATAATGCACTCTGGGGACCTCTTCATGGGGGAGCCAACCAGAAGGTACTTGAGATGTTGGAGGCCATTCGTCAGGATGGAGGAGATGCCGACAAGTACATCCAAAAGGCGAAGGACAAATCTGATCCTTTCCGTTTGATGGGCTTTGGTCACCGTGTCTACAAAAACTACGATCCACGCGCTCGTGTCATCAAAAAATATGTTGATCAAGTGTTGGATTCCTTGAATTTGGAAGATCCTGTAGTGGATATCGCCAAAGGATTGGAGCAAGCGGCATTGAACGACGAGTACTTCGCTCAGCGTAAATTGTTCCCGAATGTAGACTTCTACTCAGGAATCATTTATCGCGCCTTGGGCATCCCCGTGAATATGTTTACGGTCATGTTTGCACTGGGCCGTTTGCCAGGATGGATCGCTCAATGGAAGGAAATGCGCGAGAATGGAGAGCCTATTGGCCGCCCTCGTCAGATCTACACCGGCGAGACGACAAGAGACTACGTTGAGTTGGGTCAACGTTAA
- the nadE gene encoding NAD(+) synthase, producing the protein MKLIRIAGGCLNQTPMDFGGNVRNILDAIEEAKARSVQLLCLPELAISGYGCEDTFFSDYLLQSSLEGLSQIIPHTEGLTVTVGLPMEYEHCLYNVVAVIHDARLVGFVAKQELAGDGIYYEPRWFKPWHEGAIVALPWADSQYPFGDLIFEIGGVRFGFEICEDAWNGIRPAQRHYLHNVDVILNPSASNFAFGKGQTRERLVTETSRAYNCTYIYSNLLGNEAGRIIYDGEILIAQDGELLARNRRFSYDDFQIMDVDIDVEKIHIRRKKSFNFDPVFPEHLVQLPDLYEESVPPYRTGDIAPLETKEEEFYMAETLGLFDYMRKSRSRGFVLSLSGGADSSTCCVLCAESLMRASRELGRERLIQKLGYMDFEEGKSLMSQLLTCVYQGTRNSGPETLESAMQLTDGVGGTFHEWNVEDLRKTYVSLATSAMGRELTWDRDDLALQNIQARLRAPGIWMLANLKGALLLTTSNRSEAAVGYATMDGDTSGGLAPLGGVDKDFILQWLQWAEKSLDIPELGYVNALKPTAELRPSDYDQTDEADLMPYGVLDDIEKCAIRDYKSPLEVFKTLRGSYPDKQLTGYIRKFFLLWSRNQWKRERYAPSFHLDDENLDPKTWCRFPILNGGYWAALEEMDHYANETFLAAPADGESY; encoded by the coding sequence ATGAAGCTGATTCGCATTGCAGGCGGATGCCTGAATCAGACCCCAATGGATTTTGGCGGCAATGTCCGCAATATCCTCGATGCGATTGAAGAGGCAAAGGCCCGATCAGTCCAATTACTTTGCCTTCCCGAACTGGCCATTAGCGGCTACGGATGCGAGGACACCTTCTTTTCTGATTATCTCCTCCAATCTTCCCTTGAGGGCTTATCTCAAATCATCCCGCATACCGAAGGGCTTACCGTTACAGTAGGACTTCCCATGGAATACGAGCACTGCCTTTACAACGTGGTCGCGGTGATCCACGATGCTAGGTTGGTCGGGTTCGTGGCCAAGCAGGAGTTGGCGGGTGATGGGATCTACTACGAACCTCGATGGTTCAAGCCTTGGCATGAGGGGGCAATTGTTGCATTGCCTTGGGCTGATTCTCAATATCCTTTTGGGGATTTGATCTTCGAAATCGGCGGGGTTCGATTCGGATTTGAGATATGTGAAGATGCTTGGAATGGGATTCGACCTGCCCAGCGACATTATCTCCACAATGTGGATGTCATCTTGAATCCCTCCGCTTCCAATTTTGCTTTTGGAAAAGGGCAGACCCGGGAAAGATTGGTTACAGAAACCAGCCGAGCATACAATTGCACCTACATTTACAGCAATTTGCTGGGAAATGAGGCCGGACGCATTATCTATGATGGAGAAATCCTCATTGCTCAGGACGGCGAATTGCTGGCTAGGAACCGTCGATTCTCCTATGATGATTTCCAAATTATGGACGTCGACATCGATGTGGAGAAGATTCATATTCGCAGAAAAAAATCCTTCAATTTCGACCCGGTTTTCCCCGAGCACCTGGTTCAACTCCCTGATCTGTATGAGGAGTCAGTGCCTCCTTATCGTACGGGAGATATTGCTCCCCTTGAGACCAAGGAGGAGGAGTTTTACATGGCAGAGACGCTGGGGCTATTCGATTATATGCGAAAGTCCCGGAGTCGGGGATTTGTCCTCTCGCTTTCCGGTGGAGCCGATTCTTCCACATGCTGTGTCTTGTGTGCAGAATCGCTTATGCGAGCTTCGAGAGAATTAGGGCGGGAACGTCTGATTCAAAAGCTGGGCTATATGGATTTTGAGGAAGGAAAGAGCTTGATGTCGCAATTGCTGACTTGTGTCTACCAAGGTACTCGAAACTCTGGGCCTGAAACGCTGGAAAGTGCGATGCAATTGACTGATGGGGTAGGAGGGACGTTTCATGAATGGAATGTGGAGGACTTGAGGAAAACCTACGTTTCCCTGGCTACAAGTGCGATGGGAAGAGAGCTGACATGGGATCGGGATGACTTGGCCCTTCAAAATATCCAGGCGAGACTTCGGGCTCCCGGTATTTGGATGCTGGCGAATCTCAAGGGAGCCCTTTTGCTGACCACCAGTAATCGAAGTGAGGCAGCAGTGGGATATGCGACCATGGATGGGGATACATCAGGTGGACTTGCTCCACTTGGGGGAGTTGACAAGGACTTCATCCTTCAATGGTTGCAGTGGGCAGAGAAATCTCTGGATATCCCAGAACTTGGATACGTCAACGCACTCAAACCTACGGCCGAGCTGAGGCCTTCGGATTACGACCAAACGGATGAGGCGGATTTGATGCCTTACGGAGTGTTGGATGATATTGAGAAATGCGCCATTCGGGATTACAAGTCTCCTTTGGAGGTATTCAAGACCCTGAGAGGATCATATCCTGACAAGCAATTGACTGGGTATATCCGCAAATTTTTCCTGCTATGGAGCCGAAATCAATGGAAGCGAGAACGTTATGCTCCTTCTTTTCACCTGGATGACGAAAATCTAGATCCTAAGACCTGGTGCCGATTTCCGATTCTCAATGGGGGCTACTGGGCTGCGCTTGAGGAAATGGACCACTATGCCAATGAAACATTTTTGGCAGCTCCTGCTGATGGGGAATCTTATTAG
- a CDS encoding NUDIX domain-containing protein produces MHTQSDILLSVDAVVFGYNPQEGISVLLISRRFPPHQGKWALPGGFVKPEESLEDAVHRELKEETGISIHYLEQLYTFGKPERDPRKRVVSVAYYGLVRPEQFELHADTDAADAEWFTISEVPKLAFDHQEIMEMALQRLKGKIIYQPVGFGLLDEKFTFAELQNLYEQLLERRIDRGNFRKRIRNLDILEELDEWKKPEGSGRPARMFRFNERKYRELAEKGIDFELW; encoded by the coding sequence ATGCATACTCAATCAGATATCCTCCTCAGTGTAGACGCCGTTGTTTTCGGATATAACCCGCAGGAGGGGATTTCTGTTCTTTTGATCAGTCGAAGATTTCCCCCTCACCAAGGCAAATGGGCCTTACCCGGTGGTTTCGTGAAGCCAGAAGAGTCCCTGGAAGATGCTGTACATCGGGAACTCAAGGAGGAAACCGGGATTTCCATTCACTATCTGGAACAGCTTTACACGTTTGGAAAACCTGAGAGAGATCCCCGAAAGCGAGTGGTTTCGGTCGCTTATTACGGATTGGTGAGGCCCGAACAGTTTGAACTTCACGCTGATACCGATGCGGCTGATGCTGAGTGGTTCACCATTTCAGAAGTCCCCAAGCTCGCATTCGACCATCAGGAGATCATGGAAATGGCGCTCCAGAGGCTCAAAGGCAAAATCATTTACCAGCCTGTGGGATTTGGGCTCTTGGATGAAAAATTCACCTTTGCAGAGCTACAGAACCTATACGAACAATTATTGGAACGCCGGATTGACAGGGGGAACTTCCGCAAGCGCATACGAAACCTAGACATCCTAGAGGAATTGGACGAGTGGAAAAAACCTGAAGGGTCTGGGCGCCCCGCCCGGATGTTCCGATTCAATGAAAGGAAATACCGCGAACTTGCCGAAAAAGGAATTGATTTTGAACTTTGGTAG